From a region of the Candidatus Oleimmundimicrobium sp. genome:
- a CDS encoding selenium metabolism-associated LysR family transcriptional regulator: MNLNYFETFIIVIEKGSFSKTAKAMDVSQPAISFQIQAMEKEYGQTLLDRSGNKTRPTEAGKIFYRFAKEMVRNNELLKESLDEFKNVVRGKLVLGASTTPGEYIVPKILGQFKKKFPDVEPELYIADTDDIVEKLINHEIDIAFVGRKILKDDIEHKKFTSDELILIVHPSHQLAKKNAVTLEEVISYPLILREEGSATRKTFENLLKNQDILEKNLNVTMELGSIQAILSAVEADLGISIISKYAAEKELALGLIKTVPFKKIHLTRDIHLIYNKNRSMTKAQKEFIDFALIKQR, encoded by the coding sequence ATGAATCTTAATTATTTTGAAACATTTATCATAGTAATTGAAAAAGGGAGCTTTTCCAAAACCGCAAAGGCAATGGATGTATCTCAACCAGCTATCAGTTTTCAAATTCAAGCAATGGAAAAAGAATACGGGCAGACTCTTCTCGACAGATCGGGAAATAAAACCAGACCTACAGAAGCCGGGAAAATCTTTTACCGCTTCGCGAAAGAAATGGTAAGAAACAATGAGCTCTTAAAAGAATCCTTGGATGAGTTCAAAAACGTGGTCCGTGGAAAACTTGTGTTGGGGGCAAGCACAACCCCGGGAGAATATATAGTCCCTAAGATATTGGGCCAATTTAAAAAGAAGTTCCCGGATGTCGAACCAGAGCTTTACATTGCAGATACAGATGATATTGTAGAAAAACTAATTAATCACGAGATAGATATAGCTTTCGTGGGCAGAAAAATCCTAAAAGATGATATTGAGCACAAAAAATTTACTTCCGACGAATTAATATTAATTGTTCACCCCTCTCATCAATTAGCTAAAAAGAACGCTGTCACTCTTGAAGAAGTTATATCTTACCCGTTAATCCTTCGCGAAGAAGGCTCCGCTACCCGAAAAACATTTGAAAATTTGCTTAAAAACCAGGACATCCTCGAAAAAAACCTTAACGTTACAATGGAATTAGGAAGTATCCAGGCAATATTATCTGCCGTAGAAGCCGACCTTGGAATTTCAATCATCTCAAAGTATGCAGCGGAAAAAGAGTTAGCTCTGGGATTAATAAAAACCGTTCCCTTTAAAAAAATACATCTTACAAGGGATATCCACCTAATTTATAATAAGAATAGATCAATGACTAAAGCTCAAAAAGAATTCATCGATTTCGCGTTAATTAAGCAACGCTAA
- a CDS encoding putative toxin-antitoxin system toxin component, PIN family gives MPERSQVVLDTNVLISGVLFGGTSGEIIKLWRERAFELAISPETLAELIEKLKFKFGLPSELVNEWQNLLSERGIHVIPNYNTKICRDPDDDKFIDVALAARAGYLVIGDKDLLVLKSYREVKFLKPKEFLALMRK, from the coding sequence GTGCCTGAGAGATCACAGGTTGTTCTTGATACCAACGTCCTCATCTCTGGCGTTCTCTTCGGTGGAACATCGGGTGAAATCATCAAATTGTGGCGAGAAAGAGCTTTTGAACTTGCCATCTCCCCCGAAACTTTGGCTGAATTAATCGAAAAATTAAAGTTTAAATTTGGATTGCCGAGCGAACTTGTCAATGAGTGGCAAAATCTACTAAGCGAGCGCGGTATTCATGTAATCCCCAACTACAACACCAAAATCTGTCGCGACCCCGATGACGATAAATTCATTGACGTGGCTTTAGCGGCTAGAGCGGGCTACTTGGTCATAGGAGATAAAGACTTGCTCGTGCTTAAAAGCTATCGCGAGGTAAAATTTTTAAAGCCAAAAGAATTTCTGGCATTGATGAGAAAATAG
- the selD gene encoding selenide, water dikinase SelD — protein MTEKVKLTQYSTKSGUAAKLSPCDLASILKDVPFKKDKNLLRGIDDAEDAAVYQLTNELAIVQTVDFFTPIVNDAYLFGQIAAANSLSDIYAMGGEPLIALNLVMFNPEIGLDVLKKILLGGRDKIEESGAIIAGGHTVEDKEPKYGFSVTGLVHPNKFISNSNAKIGDKLVLTKPVGTGILATALKGELVEEEDIMEAINSIRTLNKDASLVMREVGVNSCTDITGFGFLGHLMEMLLASGVSAVIWADAVPKFERVFEFAEMGLVPAGACSNRKYVGNRVQFSSKVNEIDQDILFDPQTSGGLLISVSADRCDDLVNELKKQNVSTRTVIGEIMDGEAGTVEVV, from the coding sequence GTGACCGAAAAAGTAAAACTTACACAATATTCTACAAAGAGTGGTTGAGCCGCAAAATTGAGTCCGTGTGACTTAGCTTCAATACTTAAAGACGTTCCTTTTAAAAAAGATAAAAATCTTTTAAGAGGAATTGATGATGCCGAGGATGCTGCTGTCTATCAACTAACAAATGAGCTTGCAATCGTTCAGACGGTAGATTTTTTCACTCCAATAGTCAATGATGCCTATCTTTTTGGCCAAATTGCTGCCGCAAATTCTCTAAGTGATATATACGCGATGGGTGGGGAGCCTTTAATTGCTTTAAATCTGGTTATGTTTAATCCGGAAATTGGTTTGGATGTGCTTAAAAAGATACTTCTTGGAGGCCGCGATAAGATTGAAGAATCGGGTGCCATTATAGCTGGTGGGCACACTGTTGAGGACAAGGAGCCAAAATACGGTTTCTCAGTTACGGGGCTGGTCCATCCAAATAAATTTATATCGAACTCCAATGCAAAAATAGGGGATAAATTGGTTCTCACTAAGCCTGTTGGGACGGGCATACTTGCCACTGCACTAAAAGGGGAGCTTGTTGAAGAAGAAGACATTATGGAGGCGATAAATTCGATTCGGACCTTAAACAAGGATGCCTCGTTGGTGATGAGAGAAGTTGGGGTCAATTCCTGTACCGATATAACCGGGTTTGGTTTTTTGGGTCATCTTATGGAAATGCTTTTGGCGAGCGGTGTCTCGGCAGTTATTTGGGCTGATGCAGTTCCTAAATTTGAGAGAGTATTCGAGTTTGCGGAGATGGGATTGGTGCCAGCGGGCGCTTGCTCTAATCGAAAATATGTTGGCAACCGTGTTCAATTTAGCTCAAAAGTAAATGAAATTGACCAAGATATTTTGTTTGACCCTCAAACATCTGGAGGGCTGCTGATCTCTGTTTCCGCTGACCGTTGTGACGATTTAGTAAATGAGCTGAAGAAACAAAATGTCTCTACTCGAACAGTTATTGGTGAAATAATGGATGGAGAAGCGGGAACGGTTGAGGTTGTTTAA
- a CDS encoding aminotransferase class V-fold PLP-dependent enzyme, with translation MKKPGLIYFDNAATSYPKPPATLEACKYFTNKVGANPGRSGHRLSVEAGRILYDARASVAELFNIEDPLQIIFTYNATYALNMALFGLLNPGDHVITSSIEHNSIARPLRHLESQGVELTRISVDSKTCQIDPCDFKKAIKPNTKLIAILHGSNVTGAILPVAEIGKITREDNVLFLVDSAQTAGVYPIDVEAMNIDLLAFTGHKSLFGIQGTGGLYVREGVNVRPLIRGGTGSKSEEDIQPDFMPDCLESGTPNTPGLTALTAGVKFVLAEGILKIRSHEEALIKQLVDGLSAIDGVNLIGDMTLDCRLPVVSFNVSGLLSSEVGQILDEKYDIMIRVGLHCAPWAHQTMGTYPKGTVRVSLSYLNKSDEVKYFLNAVNEISEKRRT, from the coding sequence ATGAAAAAACCCGGGCTAATTTATTTTGATAATGCTGCAACTTCATATCCTAAACCACCGGCTACTCTTGAAGCGTGCAAGTATTTCACCAACAAAGTTGGAGCAAATCCGGGACGCTCCGGCCATCGGCTTTCTGTTGAAGCCGGTCGAATTTTGTATGACGCCAGGGCTTCGGTAGCGGAGCTTTTTAATATCGAAGACCCTTTGCAAATAATTTTTACTTACAATGCTACTTATGCTCTAAATATGGCTCTCTTTGGTCTTTTAAATCCCGGGGACCATGTTATAACGAGTTCCATTGAGCACAATTCCATTGCAAGGCCTCTTAGGCATCTTGAAAGTCAAGGCGTGGAACTTACCCGCATATCTGTTGACTCAAAAACTTGTCAAATTGATCCGTGCGATTTTAAAAAAGCGATAAAACCAAATACAAAACTTATAGCTATTCTTCATGGCTCAAATGTAACTGGGGCAATTTTGCCGGTAGCCGAGATAGGTAAAATTACCCGGGAAGATAACGTGTTATTTCTTGTAGATTCTGCTCAAACAGCCGGAGTTTATCCCATTGACGTTGAGGCAATGAATATCGACCTCTTGGCTTTTACCGGGCACAAATCTCTCTTTGGCATACAGGGAACCGGGGGACTATACGTTCGAGAAGGAGTAAATGTGCGTCCTTTGATTAGAGGAGGCACAGGAAGTAAATCTGAGGAAGATATCCAACCCGATTTTATGCCCGATTGTCTTGAAAGCGGGACGCCCAACACACCCGGCTTAACTGCTTTGACCGCGGGAGTAAAATTTGTGCTTGCTGAGGGAATATTAAAGATTCGTTCACACGAGGAAGCGCTTATAAAGCAGTTAGTAGACGGACTTTCTGCAATTGATGGAGTAAATCTAATTGGAGATATGACGTTGGATTGTAGATTGCCGGTTGTCTCTTTTAACGTGAGCGGACTTTTGTCTTCAGAAGTTGGACAAATTCTTGATGAAAAGTACGATATTATGATAAGAGTAGGGCTTCATTGTGCCCCTTGGGCTCATCAGACAATGGGTACCTATCCAAAAGGGACTGTTCGTGTAAGTTTAAGTTACTTAAATAAAAGCGATGAAGTTAAATATTTTTTAAATGCGGTTAATGAAATTAGCGAAAAAAGGAGAACATAG
- a CDS encoding DUF3343 domain-containing protein, with protein MSNYAVVTFYSTHHALKAERILKEEIKIFVVPVPRSISSNCGISIRFPANDSEKVEEILRENHVGFEGIFPWPE; from the coding sequence TTGTCCAATTATGCCGTTGTCACCTTTTATTCTACTCATCACGCTCTAAAAGCAGAAAGGATTTTAAAAGAGGAAATTAAAATTTTTGTTGTACCGGTACCTCGTTCTATCAGCTCAAATTGTGGAATTTCTATAAGGTTTCCCGCTAATGATTCAGAAAAAGTCGAAGAAATTTTAAGAGAAAATCACGTGGGTTTTGAAGGTATCTTTCCTTGGCCGGAATAA
- a CDS encoding type II toxin-antitoxin system Phd/YefM family antitoxin, which translates to MSKIIGVTEARSKLKEILDDISRKREPYILTRGSKPEAVIIPYEEYLVIEEQIAKLWDERFEIALKKSRAFFNEWLRKKGYDPEKLTEEEVERIIRSA; encoded by the coding sequence ATGAGTAAAATCATCGGAGTTACAGAAGCTCGCTCAAAACTAAAGGAGATTCTTGATGACATTTCGAGAAAAAGAGAGCCCTATATATTGACAAGGGGAAGCAAACCCGAGGCAGTTATAATTCCATATGAGGAGTATCTGGTGATTGAAGAGCAGATAGCAAAGCTCTGGGATGAGCGTTTTGAGATAGCTCTTAAAAAGTCACGAGCATTTTTTAACGAGTGGTTACGCAAGAAAGGTTACGACCCAGAAAAATTAACAGAGGAAGAAGTAGAAAGGATAATTAGAAGTGCCTGA